The following coding sequences are from one Gossypium hirsutum isolate 1008001.06 chromosome A12, Gossypium_hirsutum_v2.1, whole genome shotgun sequence window:
- the LOC121211117 gene encoding beta-amylase 3, chloroplastic — translation MALTLRSSTSFIKLKETNSFKTPDDFLGSISFAQMKPSCRIRARNSMSMQEAPLVHGKISTKETEKLYGLTISHAENNSKVPVYVMLPLDTITLGGSLNKPRAMKTSLMALKSAGVEGVMVDAWWGLVEKDGPLNYNWEGYAELVKMVEKHGLKLQVVMSFHQCGGNVGDSCSIPLPPWVLEEISKNPDLVYTDRLGRRNPEYISLGCDSVPVLRGRTPIQAYTDYMRSFRERFRDYLGRVIVEIQVGMGPCGELRYPSYPESNGTWKFPGIGEFQCYDKYMRASLEAAAEAIGQKDWGKGGPHDSGHYKQVPEETDFFKRDGTWNTEYGQFFLEWYSRKLLEHGDRILAAAKGTFHGTGAKLSAKVAGIHWHYRTRSHAAELTAGYYNTRHHDGYVPIAQMFSKHGVVFNFTCMEMRDGEQPEYANCSPEGLVRQVKMATKIARVELAGENALERYDAGSYAQVLATSRSDSGNGLSAFTYLRMNKRLFEGDNWRHLVEFVKNMSEGGRKISECDSRGTNLYIGFIKDKTVEKKEVALV, via the exons ATGGCCTTAACATTACGTTCTTCTACTTCTTTCATCAAACTCAAAGAAACCAACAGCTTCAAAACTCCTGATGACTTCTTAGGCTCCATTTCTTTTGCTCAAATGAAGCCATCCTGCCGAATCCGAGCAAGGAATTCGATGTCGATGCAGGAAGCACCGCTGGTGCATGGGAAAATCTCGACCAAGGAAACCGAGAAGTTATACGGTCTAACAATTTCCCATGCTGAAAATAACTCAAAGGTACCTGTTTATGTGATGTTGCCACTAGACACAATAACTCTAGGGGGTAGCTTGAATAAGCCACGGGCAATGAAAACAAGTTTGATGGCCTTAAAGAGTGCAGGTGTCGAAGGGGTTATGGTTGATGCTTGGTGGGGCTTAGTAGAGAAAGATGGACCTTTAAACTACAACTGGGAAGGGTATGCTGAGCTTGTGAAAATGGTTGAAAAACATGGTCTAAAGCTCCAAGTTGTCATGTCGTTTCATCAGTGTGGCGGCAATGTTGGAGACTCTTGCAG TATCCCATTGCCTCCATGGGTGCTTGAAGAAATCAGCAAAAACCCAGACCTTGTCTACACAGATAGATTGGGACGAAGGAATCCCGAGTACATTTCCTTGGGATGTGACTCAGTTCCTGTTCTCAGAGGAAGAACACCTATTCAAGCTTACACAGATTACATGAGGAGCTTCCGTGAGAGGTTCAGAGATTACTTGGGACGAGTTATTGTG GAAATTCAAGTGGGGATGGGACCATGTGGGGAACTGAGATACCCATCTTATCCAGAAAGTAATGGAACGTGGAAATTTCCTGGAATTGGAGAGTTTCAGTGCTATGATAAG TATATGAGAGCTTCCCTGGAAGCAGCGGCGGAAGCCATCGGGCAAAAAGACTGGGGAAAAGGTGGTCCACATGATTCTGGTCATTACAAGCAAGTTCCTGAAGAAACTGACTTCTTCAAAAGGGATGGAACATGGAACACCGAGTACGGACAGTTCTTCCTAGAATGGTACTCCAGGAAGCTACTCGAGCATGGAGACCGAATACTTGCGGCTGCAAAAGGAACATTCCATGGAACAGGAGCAAAACTATCAGCAAAGGTTGCTGGGATTCATTGGCATTACAGAACAAGGTCACATGCTGCTGAACTAACAGCTGGTTACTATAACACCAGACATCATGATGGTTACGTCCCAATAGCACAAATGTTCAGTAAACATGGAGTTGTTTTCAATTTCACTTGCATGGAAATGAGAGATGGGGAACAACCTGAATATGCAAACTGTTCACCCGAGGGATTAGTCCGGCAAGTAAAAATGGCAACAAAGATAGCCAGGGTCGAACTTGCCGGAGAAAATGCACTAGAGAGGTATGATGCTGGTTCATATGCACAGGTTTTGGCAACGAGTAGATCGGATTCAGGCAACGGATTGAGTGCATTTACATATTTAAGGATGAACAAAAGGTTGTTTGAAGGGGACAATTGGAGGCATTTGGTGGAATTTGTGAAGAACATGTCGGAAGGAGGTAGAAAGATTTCGGAGTGTGACAGCCGAGGAACAAACCTTTACATTGGGTTTATCAAAGACAAGACTGTTGAGAAAAAGGAGGTTGCTCTGGTATAG
- the LOC121211118 gene encoding probable serine/threonine-protein kinase PBL19 — translation MKCFSIFIKDKSKKKKRESRTAPELRNQSKSDNSALSQTRTSSRSLPSPRGIPELYKEKEHNLRVFSLQELRDATHGFNKLLKIGEGGFGGVYKGSITPPNGRGDPIVVAIKKLNTQGLQGHKEWLAEVQFLGVVNHPNLVKLLGYCSVDGERGIHRLLVYEYMPNRSLEDHLFKRTPTLPWKTRLEIMLGAAQGLAYLHEGLEVKVIYRDFKSSNVLLDESFKPKLSDFGLAREGPTDDRTHVSTAVVGTYGYAAPEYVKTGHLTIQSDIWTFGVVLYEILTGRRAVERNRPPLEQKLLDWVKEFPPDSKKFRLLIDPRLGNSYSSSAAQKVGKLANSCLNKNAKERPTMSEVVESLKQAIQESGGSSSANKAPPLTPSSRNGGK, via the exons ATGAAGTGTTTTTCTATCTTCATCAAGGACAaatcaaagaagaagaaaagagaatcaAGAACTGCTCCTGAACTGAGAAACCAAAGTAAATCGGATAATTCAGCCCTGAGTCAGACTCGGACATCATCAAGGTCTTTGCCATCTCCAAGGGGCATACCAGAGCTGTACAAAGAAAAAGAGCATAATTTGAGAGTTTTCTCGTTACAAGAGTTGAGGGATGCCACACATGGTTTCAACAAGTTGTTAAAGATCGGTGAGGGTGGTTTTGGGGGTGTTTATAAGGGAAGTATTACTCCTCCAAATGGTCGAGGTGATCCTATAGTTGTTGCTATCAAGAAGCTCAACACTCAGG GTTTACAG GGTCATAAGGAATGGCTTGCGGAGGTTCAATTTCTCGGAGTCGTTAACCATCCAAACCTGGTAAAACTTTTAGGATATTGTTCGGTAGACGGGGAAAGAGGGATTCATAGGTTGCTGGTGTACGAATACATGCCTAACCGGAGCTTAGAAGATCATCTTTTTAAGAGGACACCAACTTTACCTTGGAAAACAAGGTTAGAGATTATGCTTGGTGCAGCACAAGGCTTGGCTTATCTACATGAGGGATTGGAAGTCAAG GTGATATATCGAGATTTCAAGTCCTCGAATGTGCTCTTGGATGAAAGTTTTAAGCCAAAGCTCTCAGACTTTGGGCTTGCAAGGGAAGGGCCAACGGATGATCGTACTCACGTATCCACTGCG GTGGTCGGAACATACGGATATGCTGCCCCAGAATATGTGAAAACAGGCCATCTCACAATTCAAAGTGATATATGGACTTTTGGGGTGGTACTTTATGAGATCCTCACAGGGAGGCGAGCAGTGGAAAGGAACCGGCCACCATTGGAGCAGAAGCTGTTAGATTGGGTGAAAGAGTTCCCTCCTGATAGTAAAAAGTTCAGGTTGCTAATAGACCCTCGACTTGGTAACAGTTACTCTTCGAGTGCAGCTCAAAAGGTAGGAAAGTTGGCTAATAGCTGCCTAAACAAAAATGCCAAGGAAAGACCAACAATGAGCGAAGTGGTAGAGAGCTTGAAGCAAGCAATACAAGAATCGGGAGGAAGCTCTTCAGCCAACAAGGCTCCTCCTCTTACACCCTCATCGAGAAACGGGGGGAAATAA